A portion of the Oxynema aestuarii AP17 genome contains these proteins:
- a CDS encoding DUF6930 domain-containing protein — MTALNRSTRRRLQQLPQIPSVWEGDRRTLNHPLPVSSDSQIDLEPESGGDCILWVDGSQGIVRAMDVVTPETGHQAIVRTLLRAIEHPHSPAHPARPQKIVVKDREIQFFLRGVLQDLDIAIEYVPDLPLIDEIFQGFQEAIETKPPSLPPQYAEVLLDKARDLWDLAPWESLGDHQILAIELGAWDLDTLYACTMGMLGLDYGILFYRSLDSLQRFRQRAIEHESTELLEEAFLSQDCLFLTFETDDDENDRQTLGDLDADEIEPRFGNLHPFEGMRSILYDEEALAVLVALDAFGRFFREFRDRFARGEFPSLSAQYQIPLPEGAPSPNNPLPVKVDTLPEIATDLYQMAAGEEDEEEEDEDEPILRDDLVPKNSFLSLGVIPWDTLTLLREEVNHYQSAPVESKGEGLPIILIQTSRPKAKTMIETLQNSGGVRGIGFNPGEDPLEGDLYDLGILQTEDDTLYLFGEFEQDDPTHMSARQKWDRRCKQTKGYCGLVIAMGLTGSSRGNPQLKDMMGLFEVRSLSSKELDLGTLQLIATLL, encoded by the coding sequence ATGACCGCTTTGAATCGCTCCACTCGTCGCCGTTTGCAACAACTCCCGCAGATTCCGAGTGTGTGGGAAGGCGATCGCCGTACCTTGAACCACCCGTTACCCGTCAGTTCGGACAGTCAAATCGATTTAGAACCGGAATCGGGAGGCGATTGTATTTTGTGGGTGGACGGATCCCAGGGAATCGTCCGCGCGATGGATGTCGTCACCCCAGAAACGGGACATCAGGCGATCGTGCGAACCTTGCTGCGCGCGATCGAACATCCCCACAGTCCGGCCCACCCGGCCCGACCGCAGAAAATTGTCGTCAAAGACCGAGAAATTCAATTTTTCTTGCGTGGCGTCCTGCAAGACCTCGATATCGCCATCGAATACGTTCCCGATTTGCCCTTAATCGACGAAATTTTCCAGGGCTTTCAAGAGGCGATCGAAACCAAACCCCCCAGTTTGCCCCCCCAATACGCCGAAGTGCTGCTAGACAAAGCCCGGGATCTGTGGGACTTGGCCCCGTGGGAATCACTCGGCGACCATCAGATCCTGGCGATCGAACTGGGCGCGTGGGACCTCGACACCCTTTATGCCTGCACCATGGGGATGCTCGGACTCGACTACGGCATTCTCTTTTATCGTTCCCTCGATTCCCTGCAACGCTTCCGCCAACGCGCGATCGAACACGAATCGACTGAATTACTCGAAGAAGCCTTTCTCTCCCAAGATTGCCTGTTCCTCACCTTCGAGACCGACGACGACGAAAACGACCGCCAAACCTTGGGCGACCTCGACGCCGACGAAATCGAACCCCGCTTTGGGAATTTGCACCCCTTTGAAGGGATGCGATCGATTCTCTACGACGAAGAAGCCCTCGCCGTTCTCGTCGCCCTCGACGCCTTCGGTCGCTTTTTCCGCGAGTTCCGGGATCGATTCGCCCGGGGAGAGTTCCCCAGTCTCAGCGCTCAATATCAAATCCCCCTCCCGGAAGGCGCGCCGAGTCCGAATAACCCCTTACCCGTTAAAGTTGACACTTTACCCGAAATCGCAACCGACCTCTACCAAATGGCGGCGGGTGAAGAAGACGAAGAAGAAGAAGACGAAGACGAACCGATCTTACGCGACGATCTCGTTCCCAAAAACTCGTTTTTGAGTTTGGGCGTCATTCCCTGGGATACCCTGACTCTCCTGCGCGAAGAGGTCAACCACTATCAATCGGCGCCTGTAGAGTCGAAAGGGGAAGGATTGCCGATTATTTTGATTCAAACCTCGCGACCGAAAGCCAAAACCATGATCGAAACCCTGCAAAACTCCGGTGGGGTGAGAGGAATTGGCTTCAATCCCGGTGAAGATCCCCTCGAAGGCGATCTCTACGATTTGGGCATCCTCCAAACCGAAGACGATACCTTATATTTATTCGGGGAGTTCGAGCAAGACGACCCGACCCACATGAGCGCCCGCCAAAAATGGGATCGGCGCTGCAAGCAAACCAAGGGATATTGCGGTTTGGTAATTGCGATGGGGTTGACGGGTTCCTCGCGCGGCAATCCGCAACTCAAAGACATGATGGGATTGTTTGAAGTACGATCGCTCTCCTCCAAAGAGTTGGATTTGGGGACGTTGCAGTTAATTGCGACGTTGTTATAA
- a CDS encoding iron-sulfur cluster assembly accessory protein, with protein MTQATESQKRGIILTDAALKQILALQEKQGKNLCLRVGVRQGGCSGMSYTMDFDDIANAREDDEIFDYEGFKVLCDRKSLLYVYGMALDYSDALIGGGFQFTNPNATQTCGCGKSFSA; from the coding sequence ATGACCCAAGCGACTGAATCCCAAAAACGCGGAATTATTCTAACGGATGCCGCCCTCAAGCAAATCCTCGCTTTACAAGAAAAACAAGGAAAAAATCTCTGTTTGCGGGTCGGCGTCCGTCAGGGCGGCTGTTCCGGGATGTCTTATACCATGGATTTTGACGATATCGCCAATGCCCGCGAAGATGACGAAATCTTCGACTACGAGGGTTTTAAGGTCCTGTGCGATCGCAAAAGTTTGCTGTACGTTTACGGGATGGCCCTCGATTACAGCGATGCCCTGATTGGCGGCGGATTTCAGTTTACCAACCCCAACGCGACCCAGACCTGCGGTTGCGGTAAGTCTTTCTCGGCTTGA
- a CDS encoding tetratricopeptide repeat protein gives MTSTPEELFNQGVERYKAGESPDTLIPLFEEICDRAPKNSPALASLAWLYLLKDRPKSATKVAQKAVKLNPQDAQARINLALAMLDSGKKGVRDHVEMAQQLMMAADELRDEVKENVEDGLTRKPDWKSLQRVKTWLFE, from the coding sequence ATGACATCAACCCCAGAAGAATTGTTCAATCAAGGCGTCGAACGCTACAAAGCCGGGGAATCCCCGGACACCCTCATCCCCCTGTTTGAGGAGATTTGCGATCGCGCCCCCAAAAATAGTCCGGCGTTGGCTTCCCTCGCTTGGCTCTATCTGTTGAAAGACCGCCCGAAATCGGCGACTAAAGTCGCTCAGAAGGCGGTTAAACTCAACCCTCAAGATGCTCAAGCTCGGATCAATCTCGCCCTCGCCATGCTCGATAGTGGCAAAAAAGGCGTCCGCGACCACGTCGAAATGGCGCAACAGTTGATGATGGCGGCGGACGAATTGCGCGACGAAGTTAAAGAAAATGTCGAGGACGGCTTGACGCGCAAACCGGATTGGAAGAGTTTGCAACGGGTGAAAACTTGGTTGTTTGAGTAA